One Bacteroidia bacterium genomic region harbors:
- a CDS encoding sigma 54-interacting transcriptional regulator has protein sequence MRIFIVEDDVVFANALKNALLSLDYLEIFVFNSGKECIQNLEIYRPEIITLDYLLTDMVGTDVLREIRKVLPDSYVIAISGQDEPEVVSELLKNGAYDYISKKTDAVIRLQNSVKNLISRIFLVQENQRLEEMTEFHNRLENLTGNSPAMRNIFRQADRVSKTNVSVSLLGAIGTGKETLAKAIHLETPSVKGKFIALSPGAYTKENFDNALWGYSKDSFGSPNSNQPGAFELAANGTLYISEITEVPLTTQVALLRALQEKHFCRVNSDKMVPITCRVIIGSSKDLLKCRELGTLREELYYQIMGLVIKIPQLSDRNDDILLLARHFVNQYTESNLLSGITISLDAQKALLRYTWPGNLRELRSVIERACVACSENIITANDLGLNAVNPLAEFLQEDLTLDQIKTKVILHYLTKYDNDIPKVSEILDIGQATVYRMLNRSNFTLSNTTNVKPRKNSIFNRFKQDSEDTNESLLKELEAE, from the coding sequence ATGCGTATTTTCATAGTAGAGGATGATGTCGTTTTTGCAAATGCACTGAAAAATGCTTTATTATCATTAGACTATCTTGAGATTTTTGTATTTAATTCAGGCAAAGAGTGCATACAAAATTTAGAAATATATCGGCCAGAAATTATCACCTTAGACTATTTATTGACTGATATGGTCGGAACAGATGTTTTGAGAGAGATTCGGAAAGTATTACCAGATTCTTATGTAATAGCAATTTCGGGGCAAGATGAGCCGGAAGTTGTTTCTGAATTGCTAAAGAATGGTGCGTATGATTATATTTCAAAAAAGACGGATGCTGTAATTCGGCTGCAAAATAGTGTAAAAAACCTGATTTCAAGAATATTTTTAGTACAAGAAAATCAGCGTTTAGAAGAAATGACGGAGTTTCATAATCGCTTAGAAAACTTAACGGGAAATAGCCCTGCGATGCGCAATATTTTCCGTCAGGCAGACCGAGTATCTAAAACAAATGTATCTGTTTCATTATTAGGAGCTATTGGCACAGGAAAGGAAACCTTAGCCAAAGCGATTCACTTAGAAACCCCCAGCGTTAAAGGGAAATTCATTGCACTAAGCCCCGGAGCCTATACCAAAGAAAACTTTGATAATGCTTTGTGGGGTTATTCCAAAGATTCTTTTGGATCACCAAACTCTAACCAGCCGGGAGCATTTGAATTAGCTGCTAATGGTACGCTCTATATCAGTGAAATCACCGAAGTTCCACTTACTACTCAAGTTGCCCTTTTGAGAGCCTTACAGGAAAAGCATTTTTGCCGCGTGAATAGTGATAAAATGGTCCCAATTACCTGCCGGGTTATCATTGGAAGTTCTAAAGACTTACTAAAATGCCGTGAATTAGGAACCCTAAGAGAAGAACTCTATTATCAAATTATGGGTTTGGTTATTAAAATCCCGCAACTATCTGATAGAAACGATGATATACTACTTTTAGCTCGGCATTTTGTAAACCAATATACAGAATCAAATTTGCTATCAGGGATAACAATTAGCCTTGATGCGCAAAAAGCATTACTTCGCTACACTTGGCCGGGTAACTTACGTGAATTACGTTCCGTTATAGAGCGTGCCTGCGTGGCTTGTTCCGAAAATATTATCACTGCCAATGATCTTGGGCTAAACGCCGTTAATCCACTCGCAGAGTTTTTGCAAGAAGACCTAACATTAGACCAAATTAAAACAAAGGTTATCCTTCATTACCTTACCAAATATGATAACGATATTCCAAAGGTATCCGAAATATTGGATATAGGGCAAGCTACTGTCTATCGAATGCTGAACCGTTCAAACTTTACACTATCAAACACCACTAACGTTAAGCCCAGAAAAAACAGCATATTCAACCGCTTCAAACAGGATTCAGAAGATACTAACGAATCTTTGCTAAAAGAATTGGAAGCTGAATAA
- the rfaE2 gene encoding D-glycero-beta-D-manno-heptose 1-phosphate adenylyltransferase gives MENKLFSIAQLERKQYMWRFRGDSIVFTNGCFDILHLGHVAYLQQARKLGNRLIVGLNSDESVRRQGKSGAIRPINPEYARAGLLAALSCVDAVVIFDEDTPLKLIQTLLPDILVKGADYKPEEVVGYQEVIKNGGQVICLPLTEGFSTSKIITQILANKTN, from the coding sequence ATGGAAAATAAACTATTTTCAATAGCTCAATTAGAGCGAAAGCAATATATGTGGCGTTTTCGTGGAGATAGTATTGTATTCACGAATGGTTGTTTTGACATTTTGCATTTAGGGCACGTAGCGTATTTGCAGCAAGCTCGAAAGCTGGGAAACCGGCTTATTGTAGGTTTAAATAGTGATGAATCAGTTCGCAGACAGGGGAAGTCTGGCGCAATTCGGCCTATTAACCCCGAATATGCCCGAGCAGGATTATTAGCGGCACTATCGTGTGTAGATGCAGTCGTGATTTTTGATGAAGACACTCCCCTAAAACTAATTCAGACCCTTTTACCGGATATATTGGTAAAGGGAGCCGATTACAAACCCGAAGAAGTTGTTGGTTACCAAGAGGTAATAAAAAATGGGGGGCAAGTAATTTGCCTCCCATTAACAGAGGGTTTTAGCACCTCAAAAATAATTACTCAAATATTGGCGAACAAAACAAACTGA
- a CDS encoding NRDE family protein produces MCTFSYAISNSQEIIFTSNRDERFLRSKALLPNIYDFENIQLIYPIDPDGGGTWLAASKSRVICLLNGAFFPHQPRPPYRKSRGKIVLESFNYENPTVFLTQYSLDNIEPFTLIWADLNQNVIWEINWQQKVFLSRHELTSSKLWASAMLYPAPIRKARSDNFHHFLQEQPISPESLLNFHTQWDEDPKKSIQIHIPELLSTVSVSSIVVTSSQINFLYQDLLTRESNLNVLNR; encoded by the coding sequence ATGTGTACATTTAGTTACGCAATTTCTAATAGTCAAGAAATTATTTTTACTTCTAATAGGGATGAGCGTTTTTTACGCTCGAAAGCCTTATTGCCAAATATTTATGATTTTGAAAATATTCAGTTAATCTACCCGATAGACCCTGACGGTGGCGGAACGTGGCTGGCTGCATCCAAAAGTAGGGTTATTTGCCTACTAAACGGCGCATTTTTTCCCCATCAACCCAGACCTCCTTACCGAAAAAGCCGTGGAAAAATCGTCTTGGAAAGTTTTAACTATGAAAACCCAACTGTATTTTTAACTCAATATTCTTTGGATAATATTGAACCCTTTACGCTAATTTGGGCAGACTTAAATCAAAATGTTATCTGGGAAATAAATTGGCAACAAAAAGTATTTTTATCTCGGCATGAGCTAACGTCCTCAAAACTATGGGCTTCTGCTATGCTGTATCCTGCCCCAATCCGGAAAGCAAGGAGTGATAATTTCCATCATTTTTTACAAGAACAACCGATTTCTCCCGAAAGTTTATTGAACTTTCATACCCAATGGGATGAAGACCCTAAAAAATCTATTCAAATTCATATTCCAGAATTACTCTCTACCGTTAGTGTTTCTTCCATTGTGGTTACTTCTTCTCAAATTAACTTTTTATATCAAGATTTACTAACCCGTGAATCTAACCTTAATGTACTCAATCGTTAG
- a CDS encoding aldehyde dehydrogenase family protein, with protein sequence MQSLDVVLSKLGLKSEEFGVTTGSLDIHTDGETLVSYSPVDANQIGTVRMCTRMSYETVIETASKAFEYWRTVPAPKRGEIVRQYGEVLREYKEPLGWLVSYEMGKIYQEGLGEVQEMIDICDFAVGLSRQLYGLTMHSERPKHRMYEQWHPLGICGVISAFNFPVAVWSWNAMLATVCGNPVIWKPSEKTPITALACHKLLQQVLKKNNLPEGLFNVIIGDRAVGEWLAADKRVPIISATGSTRMGRSVGKTVAERFGRALLELGGNNAIILTEHADLKLAIPAILFGAIGTCGQRCTTTRRIFIHHSIYEKVKTTLLSAYKTLEHRIGNPLDSNILISPLIDEQAVNAMQHRLKAVVQEGGTILFGGKHLDAKQYGSPCYVVPALVEAQNHFQSVQEETFAPILYLMQYDTLDQAIRMQNDVPQGLSSAIFSNNIRETELYLSAEGSDCGIANVNIGTSGAEIGGAFGGEKETGGGRESGSDAWKWYMRRQTNTINFSDTLPLAQGIKFDI encoded by the coding sequence GTGCAATCATTAGACGTTGTTTTATCCAAACTTGGGCTTAAATCAGAAGAATTTGGTGTAACTACCGGTTCTTTAGACATTCATACAGATGGTGAAACCTTGGTGAGTTACTCTCCGGTAGATGCCAACCAGATAGGAACGGTACGTATGTGTACCCGCATGAGCTATGAAACAGTTATCGAAACGGCTTCAAAAGCCTTTGAATACTGGCGCACTGTTCCTGCTCCCAAACGGGGAGAAATAGTGCGGCAATACGGCGAAGTTCTCAGGGAATACAAAGAACCTCTTGGCTGGCTCGTCTCCTATGAAATGGGAAAAATTTATCAAGAAGGGCTTGGCGAAGTTCAGGAAATGATTGATATATGTGATTTTGCAGTAGGTCTGTCGCGCCAGTTATATGGTTTAACGATGCATTCTGAGCGCCCAAAACACCGGATGTATGAGCAATGGCATCCGCTTGGAATCTGCGGCGTTATTTCTGCCTTTAACTTTCCGGTAGCTGTTTGGTCATGGAACGCTATGTTAGCCACCGTTTGCGGCAATCCGGTTATCTGGAAGCCCTCTGAAAAAACACCCATCACGGCATTAGCTTGCCATAAGTTACTACAGCAGGTACTGAAAAAAAACAACTTGCCGGAAGGCCTTTTTAACGTAATTATTGGAGATAGAGCAGTAGGAGAGTGGTTAGCTGCCGACAAGCGCGTTCCCATAATTTCGGCAACCGGTTCTACCCGAATGGGGCGTTCCGTAGGCAAAACCGTAGCAGAACGCTTTGGCCGCGCCTTGTTGGAATTAGGCGGTAATAACGCTATTATCTTAACAGAACACGCCGACCTCAAATTGGCTATCCCAGCGATACTTTTTGGCGCAATAGGCACTTGCGGCCAACGCTGTACCACAACGCGCCGAATCTTTATTCACCATTCTATCTATGAAAAAGTAAAAACCACATTACTATCTGCATACAAAACCTTAGAACATAGAATTGGTAATCCATTGGATAGCAATATATTAATTTCTCCATTGATTGACGAACAAGCCGTAAATGCAATGCAACACCGACTTAAAGCGGTAGTTCAAGAAGGTGGTACAATATTATTTGGCGGGAAACACTTAGATGCAAAACAATATGGATCACCTTGTTATGTAGTGCCGGCTTTGGTAGAAGCCCAAAATCATTTTCAAAGTGTTCAGGAGGAAACCTTTGCACCTATTTTATATCTGATGCAATATGATACCCTTGACCAGGCTATTCGGATGCAAAACGATGTTCCGCAAGGGTTATCATCTGCTATTTTTTCAAATAACATCCGAGAAACAGAGTTATATTTAAGTGCAGAGGGTTCAGATTGCGGTATTGCTAATGTAAATATCGGTACTTCCGGAGCAGAAATCGGAGGTGCTTTCGGGGGCGAAAAAGAAACCGGAGGAGGCAGAGAATCCGGCTCAGATGCTTGGAAATGGTATATGCGCCGCCAAACAAACACAATTAACTTTTCGGATACCCTTCCATTAGCACAAGGAATAAAATTCGACATATAA
- a CDS encoding VanZ family protein produces MLQFTLRLWQIIFGIYVLIITVLATWPISLPEIPGGDKTNHIMAFAVMIVLIKQAWPKGHWMLHLLCCFLYGILIEVMQSFLPFRVASIGDIIADIVGILIGKSAVIAYSAFAKPKKY; encoded by the coding sequence TTGTTGCAGTTTACCTTACGCCTTTGGCAAATTATATTTGGGATTTATGTCCTCATTATTACGGTTTTAGCTACTTGGCCTATATCACTTCCGGAAATCCCCGGAGGGGATAAAACAAATCATATTATGGCTTTTGCCGTAATGATTGTTTTGATAAAACAAGCATGGCCTAAGGGGCATTGGATGCTACATCTGTTATGCTGCTTTTTGTACGGTATTTTAATTGAAGTAATGCAGTCCTTCTTACCGTTTAGGGTAGCATCAATAGGAGATATTATTGCTGATATTGTTGGTATATTGATAGGTAAAAGTGCTGTTATTGCTTATAGTGCTTTTGCAAAACCCAAGAAATACTAA
- the nth gene encoding endonuclease III, translated as MGLILAELNKIYPDAQTELRYQNPFQLLVSVILSAQCTDERVNKVTPALFDTFPDSETMAAATTEIIYPYIRSISYPNSKAKNLAEMAKQLVQNHQGIIPNQVSELIKLPGVGRKTAHVICSVLFGMPTLAVDTHVFRISHRLGFSAGKTPEAVEKDLMRFINPEQVHQAHHLLILHGRRICIARKPKCDDCAIALYCPKIFE; from the coding sequence ATGGGCTTAATCTTAGCGGAATTAAATAAAATTTATCCTGATGCCCAAACGGAGTTACGCTACCAAAATCCGTTTCAGTTGTTGGTATCCGTTATATTGTCGGCGCAATGCACTGATGAAAGGGTCAATAAAGTAACTCCTGCATTATTTGATACTTTTCCGGATTCCGAAACTATGGCAGCCGCAACCACTGAAATAATTTATCCTTACATTCGCTCTATCTCTTATCCCAATTCAAAGGCAAAAAACCTTGCTGAAATGGCCAAACAGTTGGTTCAAAACCACCAAGGTATTATTCCCAATCAAGTGAGTGAGTTGATAAAACTACCCGGTGTTGGCCGAAAAACGGCACACGTAATTTGCTCCGTTTTATTTGGGATGCCTACATTAGCAGTTGATACCCACGTGTTTAGAATTTCACACCGACTGGGTTTTTCGGCTGGAAAAACGCCAGAAGCCGTTGAAAAAGATTTAATGCGGTTCATAAATCCAGAACAAGTTCATCAGGCACATCATTTGCTGATTTTACATGGTCGGCGGATTTGCATCGCCCGAAAGCCAAAATGTGATGACTGCGCCATAGCACTTTATTGTCCCAAAATATTTGAAT
- a CDS encoding acyl-CoA dehydrogenase family protein, with protein MGLPLFTEEQEMYRQSLRRFIDSEILPNVQHWEEEKICERSIFEKMGKLGFIGPNFPSEYGGGGMDFWSAVIFSQEIAYANCGGLAMSLFAHTYLPLPLINAIGTEDQKQNYLKPALQGQKICGLAITEPSGGSDVGGMKTFAKDMGDHYLINGSKMWITNGTLADFIVLSAKTGEGYDLTLFIFDTKTPGFQAIPVKHKLGMHTSDTSQLFFENCKVPKTAVLGMPSMGFYYLMNNIQEERLIAAVMSTFSAEWAFEKAKKYSRERESFGKPLAKFQVIRHKLSEMAVSLEACKALTFEAIHQFMANGSTATKVITIAKLFATENSIKIIDEALQIHGGWGYMEEYGLARAWRDARLTTIGAGTSEIMHEIISKLVIDEVQHERQLLR; from the coding sequence ATGGGTTTACCGTTGTTTACAGAAGAGCAGGAAATGTACCGCCAATCTTTGCGGCGGTTTATTGATTCAGAAATACTCCCTAACGTTCAGCATTGGGAAGAAGAAAAAATTTGTGAACGTTCTATTTTTGAAAAAATGGGCAAGTTAGGCTTCATTGGCCCTAATTTTCCTTCAGAATATGGCGGCGGCGGAATGGACTTCTGGTCTGCGGTGATTTTTTCCCAAGAAATAGCTTATGCAAACTGTGGTGGGCTGGCAATGTCCTTATTTGCACACACTTACCTACCTTTGCCGCTTATTAACGCTATTGGCACAGAAGACCAAAAACAAAACTACCTCAAACCGGCATTGCAAGGTCAAAAAATTTGTGGATTAGCGATTACCGAACCCAGTGGCGGCTCTGATGTCGGCGGAATGAAAACATTCGCAAAGGACATGGGAGACCATTACCTCATCAATGGTTCTAAAATGTGGATTACCAACGGAACACTGGCAGACTTTATCGTACTATCTGCCAAAACCGGCGAAGGTTATGACCTGACCTTGTTTATTTTTGACACTAAAACACCCGGATTCCAAGCTATTCCCGTAAAACACAAACTGGGGATGCACACCTCAGATACCAGCCAACTCTTTTTTGAAAACTGTAAAGTACCTAAAACAGCCGTATTGGGAATGCCCAGTATGGGATTTTACTATTTGATGAATAATATTCAGGAAGAAAGGTTAATTGCTGCGGTTATGTCCACATTCAGTGCGGAATGGGCTTTTGAAAAAGCTAAAAAATATTCCCGCGAACGCGAAAGTTTTGGTAAACCACTGGCAAAGTTTCAGGTTATTCGTCATAAACTATCTGAAATGGCCGTAAGCCTTGAAGCCTGTAAAGCACTGACCTTTGAAGCTATTCATCAATTTATGGCTAACGGAAGTACTGCTACTAAAGTTATAACCATCGCTAAATTATTTGCTACCGAAAATAGTATCAAAATCATTGACGAAGCGCTACAGATTCATGGCGGATGGGGATATATGGAAGAATACGGCTTAGCAAGAGCTTGGCGTGATGCCCGCCTCACTACGATTGGTGCTGGAACCTCTGAAATCATGCACGAAATAATCTCTAAACTCGTCATTGACGAAGTTCAGCACGAACGGCAGCTACTCCGCTAA